The following proteins come from a genomic window of Leptospira bandrabouensis:
- a CDS encoding nuclear transport factor 2 family protein, with protein MKPILVLVTLLFGSVGLFAKSASPSGEKVLETFFSEFGKGNVAGVLNTFHPQTTITAVRNENRSDNQLYGTYTGISGAEEFLKNMGSQLDTKKFQVDQIVGKKDWVFASGSFLHILKQTGKPFESEWALKAQIKDGKIFTYHFYEDSASFVAASKK; from the coding sequence ATGAAACCAATTTTGGTATTAGTTACTTTGTTGTTTGGGAGTGTAGGTTTGTTCGCTAAATCCGCATCTCCCTCTGGGGAAAAGGTTTTGGAAACTTTTTTTAGTGAATTTGGAAAAGGGAATGTAGCAGGTGTTTTGAACACATTCCACCCGCAAACTACGATTACAGCTGTTCGTAACGAAAACCGATCAGATAACCAGTTGTATGGAACCTATACGGGAATTTCTGGGGCAGAGGAATTCTTGAAAAATATGGGAAGTCAATTAGATACTAAAAAATTCCAGGTCGATCAGATTGTAGGAAAAAAAGATTGGGTATTTGCTAGTGGTAGTTTTTTACACATTCTGAAACAGACAGGTAAACCCTTTGAAAGCGAATGGGCCCTTAAAGCACAAATCAAAGATGGTAAAATTTTTACTTACCATTTTTATGAGGATAGTGCTTCTTTTGTGGCAGCATCTAAAAAATAA
- a CDS encoding VOC family protein, which yields MAFQQIQTGIITEKLNETKTFYEKWLGLQIKFESDWFVLLSLPNKPEVELAIMKPNQPQVRKSYFQNSYQGKGVWFIFESTDIKKEFETMKQKNAPIDLPLTTEEWGDTHFTLVDPNGIGIDIVQERRPN from the coding sequence ATGGCATTCCAACAAATCCAAACGGGTATTATTACTGAAAAACTAAACGAAACAAAAACATTTTATGAAAAATGGTTAGGGTTACAAATAAAATTTGAATCCGATTGGTTTGTATTGTTATCGTTACCGAACAAACCAGAAGTAGAGTTAGCAATCATGAAACCTAACCAACCACAGGTGAGAAAATCATATTTTCAAAATTCTTACCAAGGAAAAGGAGTTTGGTTTATTTTCGAATCGACAGATATAAAAAAAGAATTTGAAACCATGAAACAAAAAAATGCTCCCATTGATCTTCCTCTGACTACAGAAGAATGGGGAGATACCCATTTTACTTTAGTGGATCCCAATGGAATTGGCATTGATATTGTACAGGAGCGTAGACCTAACTAA
- a CDS encoding AraC family transcriptional regulator — protein sequence MENQLENTIGLNQLAFFTGYSEWHFHRLFKSLQGENVKEYIRRLRLEKAAYELKITNFPILEIAIEAGFSSHESFSKAFKRVIGSTPSEFRNQFQKKKNSSNKIHQKIPEGISKFGFQIKTIKAFNIAFVRHIGSYEDLPGPLPKSKEVLSIQSLMKNWNLLYSNHKWIGISQDDPDISPQGKIRFDIGITIGSITKPLPEGFGIQTIPEGKYLQIRYQGCYQNLPQIYHWILNEYVITTTWKLKNQPPWECYLNPLEIRDEKRITDIYIPIH from the coding sequence ATGGAAAACCAACTTGAAAATACAATTGGTCTCAACCAACTTGCTTTTTTTACAGGTTATAGTGAATGGCATTTCCATCGTTTGTTTAAATCTCTACAAGGCGAAAATGTAAAAGAATACATTCGCAGATTAAGACTAGAAAAAGCTGCTTATGAATTAAAAATAACGAACTTTCCTATTTTAGAAATTGCCATCGAGGCCGGATTTTCCTCTCACGAATCTTTTTCTAAAGCCTTCAAACGAGTGATTGGTTCCACACCTTCCGAGTTTCGCAATCAATTTCAAAAGAAAAAAAATTCTTCCAATAAAATTCACCAAAAGATACCAGAGGGAATCAGTAAATTTGGATTTCAAATCAAAACGATAAAAGCATTTAACATTGCTTTTGTGCGTCATATAGGGAGTTATGAAGATCTTCCAGGGCCTCTGCCAAAAAGTAAAGAAGTCTTATCCATTCAATCTTTAATGAAAAATTGGAATTTATTATATTCGAATCATAAGTGGATTGGAATTAGCCAAGATGATCCAGACATTTCTCCACAAGGTAAAATCCGATTTGATATAGGAATCACAATCGGTTCTATAACCAAACCACTTCCCGAAGGTTTTGGAATCCAAACAATACCTGAAGGAAAATATTTACAAATTCGTTACCAAGGTTGTTATCAAAACTTACCCCAAATTTACCATTGGATTTTGAACGAGTATGTGATTACCACTACTTGGAAATTGAAAAATCAACCACCTTGGGAATGTTATTTGAATCCACTAGAGATTAGAGATGAAAAACGTATTACTGATATTTACATTCCTATTCACTAA